A region of Helicoverpa zea isolate HzStark_Cry1AcR chromosome 16, ilHelZeax1.1, whole genome shotgun sequence DNA encodes the following proteins:
- the LOC124637698 gene encoding circumsporozoite protein-like — protein MLMDLTDELEQSDSGMESLTASKDDTPERRPDEFFITPSLGSSPSAGTPTSGPPTGGPLGGPLGGPIGGNTGGSTGGSPGGHTGGYTGGQAGGHTGGQAGGHTGGHTGGHTGGTTGGHTGGSTVGTIGGPTGGSFGGPTGGPLAGPLKEYDDEPDETLSERLWGLTEMFPECVRSCTYTFTTNTLSGVKTLYGLSRSVMWVIASSSVILFAPVIFEVERAQMAELEKSQQKQVLLGTNTALSGPMPNMPPMPR, from the exons ATGCTTATGGATTTAACTGATGAACTGGAACAAAGTGACAGCGGAATGGAATCTTTGACTGCGAGCAAAGATGATACTCCAGAGCGTAGACCCGATGAATTTTTCATAACCCCCTCT TTAGGATCGTCGCCCAGCGCGGGGACTCCTACTAGTGGGCCACCTACTGGAGGACCTTTAGGAGGACCTCTAGGGGGACCCATTGGAGGAAATACTGGGGGCTCTACTGGAGGCTCTCCTGGAGGTCATACCGGAGGATACACTGGAGGACAAGCCGGTGGACACACTGGAGGACAAGCCGGTGGACACACTGGAGGGCATACCGGAGGACATACCGGAGGAACTACTGGAGGTCACACCGGAGGATCTACCGTAGGCACTATTGGAGGACCTACCGGCGGCAGTTTTGGAGGACCTACCGGAGGTCCTTTGGCTGGGCCATTGAAGGAATATGATGAT GAACCTGACGAAACCTTATCAGAGAGGTTATGGGGCTTGACTGAGATGTTCCCGGAATGTGTTCGAAGCTGCACTTACACATTTACTACAAACACACT gtCTGGAGTTAAAACTCTATATGGACTATCTCGCTCAGTGATGTGGGTGATTGCTAGTTCATCAGTTATTCTGTTTGCTCCAGTTATATTTGAAGTTGAGAGAGCTCAAATGGCTGAATTGGAAAAGTCACAACAGAAACAG GTCCTGTTAGGCACTAACACAGCCCTGTCAGGTCCAATGCCGAACATGCCGCCCATGCCGCGATAA